A section of the Flavobacterium sp. CG_23.5 genome encodes:
- a CDS encoding MFS transporter, which produces MIDLNFISRFKTKAKYKKTYKNAKLSYLNRIRWAVSMFYFGMGLCFATWASRIPDIKTALHLGSGELGTILFAIPLGQLIIMPFSGKLVTRFGSHRILIFSLLLYVLSLSSLGLAITSWQLSLGLLFFGIFGNLSNIAVNTQGVYTEELFKKTIMSSFHGMWSLAGFLGALVGIGMLALKLTPLIHFMIVGGIVLLLMVFNFKFLIKAKETIKTEKKKLFTKPDSALIWLGVIGFCCMASEGVMFDWSGVYFKDVIKAPGPLVILGYTSFMIMMAGGRFFGDGLIHKFGRKPVMQISGIMISAGLFTSVFFPYLIPSTIAFMFVGLGVSTIVPTIYSIAGKNPTVPPGEALTIVSSVSFLGFLMGPPVIGYIAELFGLRFSFAFIGVFGILIAFMVSRIKAIQ; this is translated from the coding sequence TTGATAGATTTAAATTTTATATCTCGGTTTAAAACCAAAGCAAAATACAAGAAAACATATAAAAACGCGAAGCTTTCCTACTTGAACAGAATCCGATGGGCTGTTTCGATGTTTTATTTTGGAATGGGTTTGTGTTTCGCCACTTGGGCCAGCAGAATTCCGGATATAAAAACCGCGTTGCATTTAGGATCAGGAGAATTAGGAACGATTTTATTTGCAATTCCATTGGGACAATTAATTATTATGCCTTTTTCAGGAAAATTAGTCACCCGTTTTGGAAGCCACCGCATTCTTATTTTTTCCCTTTTATTATATGTTTTATCCTTGTCTAGTTTAGGGTTGGCTATAACTTCTTGGCAACTGTCATTGGGATTATTATTCTTTGGAATCTTTGGAAACTTGTCAAATATTGCAGTAAATACGCAAGGCGTTTACACCGAAGAGCTTTTTAAAAAAACAATAATGTCATCGTTTCACGGTATGTGGAGTTTGGCCGGATTTCTGGGTGCCTTGGTGGGAATAGGAATGTTGGCATTAAAACTCACGCCCTTAATTCATTTTATGATTGTTGGCGGAATCGTTCTTTTGTTGATGGTTTTTAACTTTAAATTTTTGATAAAAGCGAAGGAAACCATCAAAACCGAAAAGAAAAAATTATTCACAAAACCAGATAGTGCCTTGATTTGGTTGGGTGTAATTGGTTTTTGTTGCATGGCAAGCGAAGGCGTGATGTTTGATTGGAGTGGTGTTTATTTCAAAGATGTCATTAAAGCGCCAGGACCGTTAGTGATTTTGGGGTACACTTCGTTTATGATTATGATGGCTGGAGGACGATTTTTTGGAGACGGTTTGATTCATAAATTTGGAAGAAAACCGGTAATGCAAATTAGCGGCATCATGATTTCAGCAGGACTTTTTACTTCAGTATTTTTTCCGTATTTAATTCCATCTACTATTGCCTTTATGTTTGTAGGACTCGGAGTTTCCACTATTGTTCCTACGATTTACAGTATTGCGGGAAAAAACCCAACAGTTCCTCCCGGAGAAGCATTAACCATAGTTTCCAGCGTTAGTTTCCTTGGTTTTTTAATGGGACCGCCAGTTATTGGTTACATTGCCGAATTATTTGGTTTGCGATTTTCATTTGCTTTCATTGGAGTTTTTGGAATTCTGATTGCATTTATGGTTTCCCGGATTAAAGCAATTCAATAA